In the genome of Desulfovibrio desulfuricans, one region contains:
- the aspS gene encoding aspartate--tRNA ligase codes for MTEQMQTQDAQQDVQREHQKFVTELGDWQRSHSCGQLTITNDGEDVCLMGWVQYRRDHGGLIFVDLRDRDGLTQVVFSPDIAPAAHENAHILRSEYVLAVKGKVRPRPEGMVNANMVTGQIEIVAHEWKLLNTSKTPPFAIEDRSDAGENLRLTWRYLDLRRPRMQANLRLRHKVSQAARCFLDDNGFTEVETPVLTKSTPEGARDFLVPSRLNNGEFYALPQSPQLFKQLLMVAGMERYFQIVRCFRDEDLRADRQPEFTQVDLEMSFADEEQVMGIAEGLMARVFKDVMGKDLTLPFPRMPWDEAMARYGVDKPDTRFGLELVDITNIVRGSGFKLFATAQLVKGMKVPGGESMTRKEIDAFTEFVKIYGAQGLAWIKIKADEWQSPIAKFLSDEERKGIAEALDLQVGDIVFFQAGEASMVNAALGNLRVHLANHLKLIPENSFNFLWVTDFPLYEYDEEAKRYVACHHPFTSPAPGHMELMVTDPAKARARAYDMVLNGCEVGGGSIRIHSGEVQRRMFEALGFTPEQAEEQFGFLIQALDLGAPPHGGLAFGLDRLVMLLSGSSSIRDVIAFPKTQKATCLMTNAPSPVSSRQLRDLGLRLREVPGAEQKKDGATADKA; via the coding sequence ATGACTGAACAGATGCAGACGCAGGACGCGCAGCAGGATGTGCAGCGCGAACACCAGAAATTTGTCACTGAGCTTGGTGACTGGCAGCGCAGCCATTCCTGCGGTCAGTTGACCATTACCAATGATGGTGAAGATGTTTGCCTGATGGGTTGGGTGCAGTACCGCCGCGACCACGGCGGCCTGATTTTTGTCGACCTGCGCGACCGTGACGGCCTCACGCAGGTTGTTTTCAGCCCGGATATTGCTCCTGCTGCGCACGAGAACGCGCATATTCTGCGTTCGGAATATGTGCTTGCGGTCAAGGGCAAGGTGCGTCCTCGCCCCGAAGGCATGGTCAACGCCAATATGGTCACTGGCCAGATTGAAATCGTGGCTCACGAGTGGAAGCTGCTCAACACCTCCAAAACGCCGCCCTTCGCCATTGAAGACCGTAGTGATGCCGGCGAGAACCTGCGCCTTACCTGGCGTTATCTTGATCTGCGCCGTCCGCGCATGCAGGCCAATCTGCGTTTGCGCCACAAGGTTTCGCAGGCCGCCCGCTGTTTTCTGGACGACAACGGCTTTACGGAAGTGGAAACCCCGGTGCTTACCAAGTCCACCCCTGAAGGGGCCCGCGACTTTCTGGTTCCCAGCCGTTTGAATAATGGTGAATTTTACGCTTTGCCGCAGTCGCCCCAGCTGTTCAAACAGCTGCTGATGGTTGCCGGTATGGAACGTTACTTCCAGATCGTGCGCTGCTTCCGCGACGAAGACCTGCGTGCCGACCGTCAGCCCGAGTTCACCCAGGTTGACCTTGAAATGAGCTTTGCGGATGAAGAACAGGTCATGGGCATCGCAGAAGGCCTCATGGCCCGCGTGTTCAAGGACGTGATGGGCAAGGATCTGACTCTTCCCTTCCCTCGCATGCCCTGGGACGAAGCCATGGCCCGTTATGGCGTGGACAAGCCCGACACCCGTTTTGGCCTTGAGCTTGTGGATATCACGAATATTGTGCGTGGCTCCGGCTTCAAGCTTTTTGCCACTGCGCAGCTGGTCAAGGGTATGAAGGTTCCTGGCGGCGAATCCATGACCCGCAAGGAAATTGATGCCTTTACCGAATTTGTCAAAATCTATGGCGCTCAGGGTCTGGCCTGGATCAAGATCAAGGCCGACGAATGGCAGTCGCCCATCGCCAAGTTCCTTTCGGACGAAGAACGCAAGGGCATTGCAGAAGCGCTTGATCTTCAGGTCGGCGACATTGTCTTTTTCCAGGCGGGCGAGGCTTCCATGGTCAACGCCGCCCTTGGCAACCTGCGTGTGCATCTTGCCAACCACTTGAAGCTGATTCCTGAAAACAGCTTCAACTTCCTGTGGGTTACGGACTTTCCGCTGTACGAATACGACGAGGAAGCCAAGCGTTATGTGGCCTGCCACCATCCCTTCACCTCGCCTGCGCCCGGCCATATGGAACTGATGGTTACTGACCCGGCCAAGGCGCGCGCCCGCGCCTATGATATGGTGCTCAATGGCTGCGAAGTGGGCGGCGGTTCCATCCGCATCCACTCCGGTGAAGTGCAGCGCCGTATGTTTGAAGCTCTTGGCTTTACGCCAGAGCAGGCCGAAGAGCAGTTCGGTTTCCTCATTCAGGCGCTTGATCTTGGTGCGCCGCCGCATGGCGGTTTGGCTTTTGGCCTTGACCGGCTGGTTATGCTGCTTTCTGGTTCGTCCAGCATCCGTGATGTCATTGCCTTCCCCAAGACGCAGAAGGCAACCTGCCTCATGACCAACGCGCCTTCCCCGGTGTCTTCGCGTCAGTTGCGGGATCTCGGTCTGCGCTTGCGTGAAGTGCCCGGCGCAGAGCAGAAAAAGGACGGCGCTACAGCCGACAAAGCGTAG